A stretch of the Sphingomonas sp. CL5.1 genome encodes the following:
- a CDS encoding Wzz/FepE/Etk N-terminal domain-containing protein, translating into MTDSGRTGYDDQEAASTGLLGNLPMILWQRRWFVIVPAVLIAVAAVAAAFLLPRKYESKATLLVESQDLPGAQPGAANDDPIDRRMAKIRQQILARPDLVELIQANDLYNASAHSEPLSKLVDRMRDATTISAIDADIQRGASSGKPGSGSIAFSLSFSYPRAAQAQIVAQTFVDRLLKLSTTSTQQEAQTNVSFLEDQESNLQAQVQAIESQINHIAGINGAALSAAGLGMVGAGASVDYAGQIAALQRENATLGAQVQSGVGVERDPAVAAAEAALAAAKAKYSDDHPDVKSAERLLKAARDNSKQYQVRGVYSVVQQQIAANNRAIADLERQRGAEQSRAAALAAAQARGPQVTQQVQQLQARADIIRANLSKVSANLLTARSVAKLADQQRGERLTLIDPPVTPDHPTSPNRPLLIAGGIAGGLLVGLALAFLIELILRPIRSVGQLTNLLGEAPLAVVPVLSRKRKRSRWVPRRFARSA; encoded by the coding sequence ATGACCGATAGCGGGCGGACCGGCTACGACGATCAGGAAGCGGCCTCGACCGGGTTGCTCGGCAATCTGCCGATGATCCTGTGGCAGCGCCGCTGGTTCGTGATCGTGCCGGCGGTGCTGATCGCGGTCGCCGCCGTCGCGGCGGCATTCCTGCTGCCGCGCAAATATGAGTCCAAGGCCACCCTGCTGGTCGAATCGCAGGATTTGCCGGGCGCGCAGCCCGGCGCGGCGAACGACGATCCGATCGACCGCCGCATGGCCAAGATCCGCCAGCAGATCCTGGCCCGGCCTGATCTGGTCGAACTGATCCAGGCCAACGATCTCTACAACGCCTCCGCGCACAGCGAGCCACTGTCGAAACTGGTCGACCGGATGCGCGATGCGACGACGATCAGCGCGATCGATGCCGATATCCAGCGGGGGGCGTCGTCGGGCAAGCCGGGCAGCGGGTCCATCGCCTTTTCGCTCTCCTTCTCGTATCCGCGCGCGGCGCAGGCGCAGATCGTCGCGCAGACCTTCGTCGATCGCCTGCTCAAGCTTTCGACCACCTCGACGCAACAGGAAGCACAGACCAACGTGTCCTTCCTGGAGGATCAGGAATCGAACCTTCAGGCGCAGGTGCAGGCGATCGAATCGCAGATCAACCACATCGCCGGGATCAATGGCGCGGCGCTGTCGGCGGCCGGGCTTGGGATGGTCGGCGCCGGCGCGTCGGTCGATTATGCCGGCCAGATCGCGGCATTGCAGCGCGAGAACGCCACGCTCGGCGCACAGGTGCAGAGTGGCGTGGGCGTGGAACGCGATCCGGCGGTCGCCGCCGCCGAAGCCGCGCTCGCCGCCGCCAAGGCGAAATATTCCGACGATCACCCGGATGTGAAGTCGGCGGAGCGGCTGCTCAAGGCGGCGCGCGACAATTCAAAGCAATATCAGGTCCGCGGTGTCTATAGCGTCGTGCAGCAGCAGATCGCGGCCAACAACCGGGCGATCGCCGATCTCGAGCGGCAGCGCGGCGCCGAGCAGAGCCGCGCCGCCGCGCTGGCCGCCGCGCAGGCGCGCGGGCCGCAGGTCACGCAGCAGGTGCAGCAGCTTCAGGCGCGGGCGGATATCATCCGCGCCAATCTGTCGAAGGTTTCCGCCAACCTGCTCACCGCGCGCTCGGTGGCGAAGCTGGCCGATCAGCAGCGTGGCGAACGGCTGACGCTGATCGATCCGCCGGTGACGCCGGACCATCCCACCTCGCCGAACCGGCCATTGCTGATCGCGGGTGGCATCGCGGGCGGTCTATTGGTCGGCCTGGCGCTGGCGTTCCTGATCGAGCTGATCCTGCGGCCGATTCGCAGCGTCGGCCAGCTCACCAATCTGCTGGGCGAGGCGCCGCTTGCGGTTGTTCCCGTCCTGTCCCGCAAGCGCAAGCGGAGCCGCTGGGTGCCGCGACGCTTTGCCCGCTCCGCTTGA
- a CDS encoding polysaccharide biosynthesis/export family protein produces MAAGLACAGLVHGPAAMAQGGAPAASTSTPPAQLRAYRISPGDELEVYVWGEDKLQRDIKVLPDGTFSFPLVGQVNANNKLPSEVEQEITRGLRSQFRDAVPQVTVSVKTPVGVQFSVAGKVRSPGAFATGRYVNVLEALALAGGPGDFADLGNVRILRKSGNGLTVIKVRLTDIMKGNPSDRDLAGLPQLESGDTVVVP; encoded by the coding sequence ATGGCTGCGGGCCTCGCTTGTGCCGGTCTGGTGCACGGGCCGGCGGCGATGGCGCAGGGAGGCGCCCCGGCCGCCTCGACGTCCACTCCCCCGGCGCAGCTTCGCGCCTATCGGATCAGTCCGGGCGACGAGCTTGAGGTCTACGTCTGGGGCGAGGACAAGCTCCAGCGCGATATAAAGGTGCTGCCGGACGGCACCTTCTCCTTCCCGCTGGTCGGGCAGGTCAATGCCAACAACAAATTGCCGTCGGAGGTGGAGCAGGAGATCACGCGCGGGCTGCGTAGCCAGTTCCGCGATGCCGTGCCGCAGGTGACGGTGTCGGTGAAGACGCCGGTGGGCGTGCAATTCTCGGTCGCCGGCAAGGTGCGCTCGCCGGGCGCCTTCGCCACCGGCCGTTATGTCAACGTGCTGGAGGCGCTCGCGCTGGCCGGCGGTCCGGGGGATTTCGCCGATCTCGGCAATGTCCGCATCCTGCGCAAGTCCGGCAATGGCCTGACGGTCATCAAGGTGCGCCTGACCGACATCATGAAGGGTAATCCCAGCGATCGGGATCTCGCCGGCCTGCCGCAGCTCGAGAGCGGCGATACGGTGGTCGTACCGTGA